Proteins found in one Seonamhaeicola sp. S2-3 genomic segment:
- the polA gene encoding DNA polymerase I, with product MSEQKRLFLVDAYALIFRGYYAFIKNPRINSKGVDTSAIMGFMNSLLDVIKRERPDHLAVCFDKGGSADRVEMFEAYKANRDETPEAIKIAIPYIQDILKAMHIPIMVKEGYEADDVIGTLSKQAEKEGYKTFMVTPDKDFAQLVSENIFMYRPVFGGGYETWGIPEVQKKFEVEDPLQVIDFLGMMGDSSDNIPGLPGVGEKTAKKFINQFGSMEGLLANTDQLKGKMKEKVEANGELGMLSKKLATIMLDVPVTFNAKDFELDHPDVEKVKSIFQELEFRRLTENFLKTFADGDATTNVSNQTSSKEDKIPVKPKPSAGAGQFSLFGNPETKANETTATHTRNTAENTSHLYQFINTPLAKKLFLEKLMQQTSVCFDTETTDINPITAELVGIAFSWEIGKGYYIPFPENKTEAQELIEDLRPFFESETIEKIGQNLKYDIKVLAKYNVNVKGKLFDTMLAHYLINPDMRHNMDVLAETYLNYTPISIVSLIGKKGKNQLSMREVPVEKQTEYAVEDADITLQLKEHFQNELGEANTQKLFDEIEIPLLRVLADMELEGINLDKAFLNSLAEALDNDIKLLEQKIYDAAGEEFNIASPKQMGIILFEKLKLVDKPKKTKTGQYSTSEDVLSYLAKDHDIIKNILEFRGLSKLKSTYVDALPNQVEESTGRVHTDYMQTVAATGRLSSNNPNLQNIPIRTERGRQVRKAFIPRSEDYTLLAADYSQIELRVIAALSKEENMIEAFKNGEDIHASTASKVFNVPLNEVTREQRSNAKTVNFGIIYGVSAFGLSNQTNLTRSESKELIDTYYETYPKLRGFISDQVAFARDNGYVQTVLGRRRYLKDINSRNAVVRGAAERNAVNAPIQGSAADIIKIAMINIHKKLNEGNFKTKMLLQVHDELVFDVYKPELESIKTLVKTEMENAYKLEVPLDVDLDTGENWLEAH from the coding sequence ATGTCTGAACAAAAACGCCTTTTTTTAGTAGATGCTTACGCTTTAATTTTTCGTGGTTATTATGCTTTTATAAAGAATCCACGAATCAATTCAAAAGGTGTAGATACCTCGGCCATTATGGGTTTTATGAATTCATTGCTAGATGTTATAAAACGTGAACGTCCAGACCATTTAGCGGTTTGTTTTGATAAAGGTGGAAGTGCCGATAGAGTTGAAATGTTTGAAGCCTATAAAGCTAATAGAGACGAAACACCCGAAGCTATAAAAATAGCAATCCCGTACATTCAAGACATTTTAAAAGCAATGCACATACCCATTATGGTGAAAGAAGGTTATGAAGCCGATGATGTTATAGGAACCCTTTCTAAACAAGCCGAAAAAGAAGGCTATAAAACCTTTATGGTAACGCCCGATAAAGATTTTGCGCAATTGGTATCTGAAAATATTTTTATGTACCGCCCTGTATTTGGCGGGGGTTATGAAACTTGGGGCATTCCAGAGGTTCAGAAAAAATTTGAAGTTGAAGACCCGTTGCAGGTTATTGACTTTTTAGGAATGATGGGAGACTCTAGTGACAATATTCCCGGTCTCCCTGGTGTTGGCGAAAAAACAGCCAAAAAATTCATTAACCAATTTGGTTCTATGGAAGGCTTGCTGGCCAATACAGACCAGCTAAAAGGTAAAATGAAGGAGAAAGTAGAAGCTAATGGCGAATTAGGAATGCTATCAAAAAAACTAGCCACCATTATGCTAGATGTACCCGTAACTTTTAACGCCAAAGATTTTGAATTAGATCATCCTGATGTTGAAAAAGTTAAATCTATTTTTCAAGAATTAGAATTTAGAAGACTAACCGAAAATTTCTTAAAAACCTTTGCCGATGGAGATGCTACCACTAATGTTAGCAATCAAACATCTTCAAAAGAAGATAAAATACCTGTAAAACCAAAACCATCTGCTGGTGCTGGTCAGTTTTCATTATTTGGCAATCCCGAAACAAAAGCCAATGAAACCACCGCAACCCACACAAGAAATACCGCTGAAAACACCTCGCATTTATATCAGTTTATAAATACACCCTTAGCTAAAAAGTTATTTCTTGAAAAGCTAATGCAACAAACTAGCGTTTGTTTTGATACTGAAACTACAGACATAAACCCTATAACTGCCGAATTAGTAGGCATTGCATTCTCTTGGGAAATTGGTAAGGGCTATTACATACCATTTCCAGAAAACAAAACCGAAGCTCAAGAATTAATTGAAGATCTCCGTCCGTTTTTTGAAAGTGAAACCATTGAAAAAATTGGTCAGAATTTAAAATATGACATCAAAGTATTAGCAAAATATAATGTAAATGTAAAAGGCAAACTATTTGACACTATGTTGGCGCATTACCTCATTAATCCAGACATGCGTCATAACATGGATGTACTTGCCGAAACCTATTTAAACTATACGCCTATTTCCATTGTGTCGCTTATTGGAAAAAAAGGTAAGAATCAGTTATCAATGCGCGAAGTTCCTGTAGAAAAACAAACCGAATATGCCGTTGAAGATGCCGATATTACCTTGCAACTAAAAGAGCATTTTCAAAATGAATTAGGTGAAGCCAATACCCAAAAACTATTTGATGAGATAGAAATTCCATTACTTCGTGTATTAGCCGATATGGAATTAGAAGGTATTAACTTAGATAAAGCTTTTTTAAATTCACTAGCTGAAGCCTTAGATAACGACATAAAATTGTTAGAGCAAAAAATTTACGATGCCGCTGGCGAAGAGTTCAATATTGCCTCACCAAAACAAATGGGCATTATTCTATTTGAAAAGTTGAAGCTTGTAGATAAACCTAAAAAAACCAAAACTGGCCAATATTCAACCTCTGAAGATGTATTGAGTTATTTAGCAAAAGACCATGACATTATTAAGAATATTTTAGAATTTAGAGGACTTTCAAAACTAAAAAGCACCTATGTGGATGCGCTTCCAAATCAGGTTGAAGAAAGCACAGGACGCGTACATACCGATTATATGCAAACCGTAGCTGCTACGGGACGATTAAGCAGTAATAACCCTAACCTTCAAAATATTCCGATTAGAACCGAAAGAGGAAGACAGGTTAGAAAAGCCTTTATTCCGCGAAGCGAAGACTACACACTTTTAGCTGCCGATTATTCCCAAATAGAATTGCGCGTAATTGCTGCTTTAAGTAAAGAAGAAAATATGATTGAAGCCTTTAAGAATGGTGAAGACATTCATGCCTCTACCGCTTCAAAAGTATTTAATGTACCTTTAAATGAGGTAACCCGAGAGCAACGTAGTAATGCAAAAACGGTAAACTTTGGAATTATTTATGGGGTGTCTGCCTTTGGATTAAGCAATCAAACCAATTTAACACGTAGCGAATCTAAAGAACTAATAGACACCTACTACGAAACCTACCCAAAACTTAGAGGTTTTATTAGTGACCAAGTGGCATTTGCTAGAGACAATGGCTATGTACAAACCGTGTTAGGGCGCCGCCGTTATTTAAAAGATATTAATTCTAGAAATGCTGTAGTACGTGGTGCTGCCGAAAGAAATGCCGTTAACGCTCCTATACAAGGTAGTGCTGCAGACATTATTAAAATTGCTATGATTAATATTCATAAAAAACTAAATGAAGGCAATTTTAAAACCAAAATGCTCTTACAAGTACATGATGAATTGGTATTTGATGTTTACAAACCTGAACTAGAAAGCATTAAAACCTTAGTAAAAACCGAAATGGAAAATGCCTATAAACTAGAAGTGCCTTTAGATGTTGATTTAGATACTGGTGAAAACTGGCTAGAAGCGCATTAA
- a CDS encoding metallophosphoesterase codes for MLRWIIFILLFGIIDVYAYQAFKTISKNQWLNILYWVLSILVLGNFVFRLFNLNRSDFGTPHAYAFGFVVALMVPKIILLMSMFAEDIFRVPHAIYRYFTEGEAAKGNYMPSRRAFISKVALGLAAVPFASILYGIYKGKYNFKVLKYTLHFEDLPTAFDGYKITQISDIHSGSFDNMDKVKYGVDLINEQQSDLILFTGDMVNNKADEMKPYVDVFNKLNAKDGLYSVLGNHDYGDYVKWESKEAKRKNLEDLKAIQKEVGFDLLLNEHRFIEKNGERIALIGVENWGAGGFKKAGDLKQASAAVDKDDFKILMSHDPSHWEKEVIYDDYHYHLTLSGHTHGMQFGIEIPGWFKWSPVKWRYKYWAGIYEELGQFINVNRGFGYLAFPGRVGIWPEITVIELKKGTKTA; via the coding sequence ATGCTTCGCTGGATAATTTTTATACTGCTTTTTGGAATTATTGATGTTTACGCATACCAAGCGTTTAAAACAATTTCTAAAAATCAATGGTTAAATATTTTGTATTGGGTGTTATCAATACTAGTGCTTGGTAATTTTGTATTTAGGTTATTTAATTTAAATAGAAGCGATTTTGGAACACCTCATGCCTATGCGTTTGGTTTTGTAGTGGCTTTAATGGTGCCTAAAATTATTCTTTTAATGAGCATGTTTGCCGAAGATATTTTTAGAGTACCACATGCTATTTACAGGTATTTTACCGAAGGAGAGGCTGCTAAAGGTAATTACATGCCTTCTAGACGTGCTTTTATTTCTAAAGTAGCTTTAGGTTTGGCAGCGGTTCCGTTTGCATCTATTCTTTATGGAATATATAAAGGAAAATACAATTTCAAGGTGTTAAAATATACTTTGCATTTTGAAGATTTACCCACGGCTTTTGATGGTTATAAGATTACCCAAATAAGTGATATCCATTCTGGAAGCTTTGATAATATGGATAAGGTAAAATATGGAGTTGATTTAATAAACGAACAACAAAGTGATTTAATATTATTTACAGGCGATATGGTAAATAATAAAGCAGACGAAATGAAACCTTATGTAGATGTATTTAATAAACTTAATGCCAAAGATGGGTTGTATTCAGTATTAGGAAATCATGATTACGGCGATTATGTAAAATGGGAATCAAAAGAAGCGAAGCGTAAAAATTTAGAAGATTTAAAAGCAATTCAAAAAGAAGTTGGGTTCGATTTATTGTTAAATGAACATAGATTTATTGAGAAGAATGGAGAACGTATAGCTTTGATTGGTGTTGAAAATTGGGGTGCTGGCGGATTTAAAAAAGCAGGCGATTTAAAACAAGCTTCTGCAGCCGTTGATAAAGATGATTTTAAAATATTAATGAGTCATGACCCATCACATTGGGAAAAAGAAGTTATTTACGATGACTATCATTACCACTTAACATTAAGTGGCCATACCCACGGTATGCAGTTTGGTATTGAAATACCTGGTTGGTTTAAATGGAGTCCAGTAAAATGGCGTTATAAATATTGGGCCGGTATTTATGAAGAGCTTGGGCAGTTTATTAATGTTAACCGTGGATTTGGTTATTTAGCTTTTCCAGGACGTGTTGGTATTTGGCCAGAAATAACAGTAATAGAACTTAAAAAAGGCACAAAAACAGCATAA
- a CDS encoding co-chaperone YbbN — MSKFGELIDVEIPVLLEFYTSWNDQSADMHLVLRDVAAALGDKAKVIKIDVDKNEELAEALRVKTLPTLIIYKDGEMKWRQSGDLDATTLINIIQEYV; from the coding sequence ATGTCGAAATTTGGGGAACTTATAGATGTAGAAATTCCAGTTTTATTAGAATTTTATACCAGTTGGAATGATCAATCTGCTGATATGCATCTTGTTTTAAGAGATGTAGCTGCTGCACTTGGAGATAAAGCTAAAGTGATTAAAATTGATGTTGATAAAAATGAAGAATTAGCCGAAGCTTTAAGAGTAAAAACACTTCCTACATTAATTATTTATAAAGATGGCGAAATGAAATGGCGACAAAGTGGCGATTTAGATGCTACCACTTTAATAAATATTATTCAGGAATATGTTTAA